A DNA window from Haliovirga abyssi contains the following coding sequences:
- a CDS encoding hemolysin family protein: MEEYREFAVLAVLIILSGFFSASETALTAFKRINLKDVGKKNAKVAKLLKNWLRKPNEMLTTILLGNNIVNILASSIATVFALKVIGDKVNETDAIFIVTSVLTIVILIFGEITPKIIAKNYSEKVSKVVISPIYYLSILFYPLVLVLTFISKIISKIFGINLSTNNLLITEEDIKSMVSVGEEEGVIEEEEKEMIHSIFGFGDRTAREVMVPRVSVFAIESNKLLSEVWDKIISMGLSRIPVYEGRIDNIIGVLYLKDILNVIKSKNIDLPVKNYIREAYFIPESKQIIELLQEFKRRRIHMSIVLDEYGGTLGIVTIEDVLEEIVGEINDEYDEGSEQIQKISENEFELDAVLDIGFVNKELEIDIPEQDDYDTLGGYIYYKLGDLPQKGTEIKGEKFDIIVKEIDNHRIEKVVLKKKNEDDGDEKN, encoded by the coding sequence TTGGAAGAGTATAGGGAATTCGCTGTTTTAGCAGTTTTAATAATTTTGTCGGGCTTTTTTTCGGCCTCAGAAACTGCATTAACAGCATTTAAAAGAATTAATTTAAAAGATGTAGGGAAAAAGAATGCTAAAGTTGCTAAATTATTAAAAAATTGGTTGAGAAAACCAAATGAAATGTTAACTACTATCCTTTTAGGGAATAATATAGTTAATATTTTGGCTTCTTCAATAGCAACAGTATTTGCATTAAAAGTTATAGGAGATAAAGTTAATGAAACAGATGCAATTTTTATAGTTACATCAGTTTTAACAATTGTAATTTTGATTTTTGGAGAAATAACGCCTAAAATCATTGCTAAAAATTATTCTGAAAAGGTATCTAAAGTTGTAATTAGTCCAATATATTATTTAAGTATTCTATTTTATCCTCTAGTATTGGTGTTGACTTTTATTTCTAAAATTATAAGTAAAATTTTTGGGATAAATCTATCTACAAATAATTTACTTATAACAGAAGAGGATATAAAGTCAATGGTAAGCGTAGGAGAAGAAGAAGGAGTAATAGAAGAAGAAGAAAAAGAGATGATACATAGTATTTTTGGGTTTGGAGATAGAACTGCAAGGGAAGTTATGGTACCTAGAGTTTCTGTTTTTGCAATAGAATCCAACAAATTATTAAGTGAAGTATGGGATAAAATTATATCAATGGGTCTTTCTAGGATTCCTGTATATGAGGGAAGAATAGATAATATTATTGGAGTATTATATTTAAAGGATATTTTAAATGTAATAAAATCTAAAAATATAGATTTACCAGTAAAAAATTATATAAGAGAAGCTTATTTTATTCCAGAGAGCAAACAAATAATTGAACTTTTACAAGAATTTAAAAGAAGAAGAATCCATATGTCAATTGTACTTGATGAATATGGAGGAACTCTAGGAATAGTTACAATAGAGGATGTTTTAGAAGAGATTGTTGGCGAAATTAATGATGAATATGATGAAGGAAGTGAACAAATTCAAAAAATTTCAGAAAATGAATTTGAATTGGACGCTGTATTGGACATTGGATTTGTAAATAAAGAGTTAGAGATAGATATACCAGAGCAAGATGACTATGATACTTTAGGTGGATATATATATTATAAATTAGGAGATTTACCTCAAAAAGGTACTGAAATTAAAGGTGAAAAATTTGATATTATTGTAAAAGAGATTGATAATCATAGAATAGAAAAAGTTGTTTTAAAGAAAAAGAATGAGGATGATGGAGATGAAAAAAATTAA
- a CDS encoding NUDIX domain-containing protein produces the protein MKEPRVRVAGILTDENGAILFVKHKKKVKEYWLLPGGGVDYGETFQESLKREFIEETNLEIEVENMVMIFESIDPKLSRHIINIIFVVKRVGGKLKVGDEEILKEVKFIKREDINDILLYPNIKEELIKNSYNKETEIKYLKNRWE, from the coding sequence ATGAAAGAGCCAAGAGTTAGAGTTGCGGGGATTTTAACAGATGAAAATGGAGCGATATTATTCGTAAAGCATAAAAAAAAGGTTAAAGAATATTGGCTTTTACCTGGTGGTGGAGTAGATTATGGAGAAACATTTCAAGAATCTTTAAAAAGAGAGTTTATAGAGGAAACGAACCTTGAAATAGAAGTAGAAAATATGGTTATGATATTTGAGTCAATAGATCCTAAATTATCCAGACATATTATAAATATAATTTTTGTGGTAAAAAGAGTAGGTGGGAAATTAAAAGTAGGAGATGAAGAGATATTAAAAGAGGTTAAATTTATAAAAAGGGAAGATATAAATGATATATTATTATATCCAAATATAAAAGAAGAGCTTATAAAAAATAGTTATAATAAAGAAACGGAAATTAAATATTTAAAAAATAGGTGGGAATAA
- a CDS encoding GAF domain-containing SpoIIE family protein phosphatase: MTILKKKLLNFSGLVVLFLLFPILFIKLANLQNKFITFYLFFLIFETITYGFIYILFEVRIRGSYYGILKYFKKINKKFDKKIEMNSLYMMAPLKNIEYIINIEIENLNEKIDDLQKKLEDIKVGGETKFRLKEYQLKGVVSELENMNDMLLKKETYLDDFLKIIKELDRKDLDYDLFFEELLFYLISYLKIKDIAILQKLKKGIKVYSNFYSEAKFDDEMIKRLDQIEDIMIMDKNVNKSLGYNLIIRLKKHGYIFINNFPIKDFKHSLLHTIFITIIYEITNIADNLQHIKKLSGDNLNQKKEISKLKNELQEVENSLEVQLEQITDMYEEIVTLYEAGKSFGKLLNKESAEKITLEMLLEILECEYGAVFWYNKNSLSVSNILVNSEYDEDNREMEKEIKKFSKLFRGFVELKRKGSEIVVDDVKNSIYKDDIKDLEFRVKNFIITPLYHGKDIIGGVAIFNKKDSYTAGNINLTISITNQLGMSVQNIAFLENEIDRKKEEEQLVIASRIQAGLFPTEMPKIPYFEVYGENHPAKAVGGDYFDFVKVSDDLMVGIIADVSGKGIPAALLVSMIRTIFRMVVENIKIYDPSKILEYINDTISKEELDGRFVTAIGFSINSKTKKIKFANAGHDPILYYDSKEKEIMEYDLDGPVLGFMEGMEFEELERDLRKGDVALLYTDGVLEARNDKKEFFEDKRLKDTLDAVKKYPVSYIVRTIHKNVVKFLNGSFQNDDITILTIKGVDKN, translated from the coding sequence ATGACTATATTGAAAAAAAAGCTATTGAATTTTAGTGGGTTAGTAGTTTTGTTTTTGTTGTTTCCAATACTTTTTATTAAATTGGCTAATTTGCAAAATAAATTTATAACTTTTTATCTGTTTTTTTTGATATTTGAAACAATAACTTATGGGTTTATATATATTTTATTCGAAGTTAGAATAAGAGGAAGTTATTATGGAATATTAAAATATTTTAAAAAAATAAATAAAAAATTTGATAAAAAAATTGAAATGAATTCTCTTTATATGATGGCACCATTAAAAAATATAGAATATATTATAAATATAGAAATTGAAAATTTAAATGAAAAAATAGATGATTTACAAAAAAAGTTAGAAGATATAAAAGTTGGAGGAGAAACAAAATTTAGATTGAAAGAATATCAACTAAAAGGAGTTGTTTCTGAATTGGAAAATATGAATGATATGTTATTAAAAAAAGAAACGTATTTAGATGATTTTTTAAAAATAATAAAAGAATTAGATAGAAAAGATTTAGATTATGACCTATTTTTTGAAGAGCTATTATTTTATCTAATAAGTTATTTAAAAATAAAAGATATAGCAATTTTACAGAAATTAAAAAAAGGTATTAAAGTTTACAGTAATTTTTATTCTGAAGCAAAATTTGATGATGAAATGATAAAGAGGTTAGACCAAATAGAAGATATAATGATAATGGATAAAAATGTAAATAAGAGTTTGGGGTATAATCTTATTATTAGATTAAAAAAACATGGATATATATTTATTAATAATTTTCCAATAAAAGATTTTAAACATAGTTTATTACATACTATTTTTATAACAATAATTTATGAAATAACTAATATAGCGGATAATTTACAACATATAAAAAAATTATCAGGAGATAATTTAAATCAAAAAAAAGAAATTTCTAAATTAAAAAATGAATTACAAGAAGTAGAAAATAGTTTGGAAGTACAATTAGAACAAATAACAGATATGTATGAAGAAATTGTTACATTATATGAAGCTGGTAAAAGTTTTGGAAAATTATTAAACAAAGAGAGTGCAGAAAAAATAACTTTAGAGATGTTATTAGAAATATTAGAATGTGAATATGGAGCGGTATTTTGGTATAATAAAAATTCTCTTTCAGTTTCTAATATTTTGGTGAATAGTGAATATGATGAAGATAACAGGGAAATGGAAAAAGAGATTAAAAAATTTAGTAAATTATTTAGAGGGTTTGTTGAATTAAAAAGAAAAGGAAGCGAAATAGTTGTAGATGATGTGAAAAATTCTATTTATAAAGACGATATAAAAGATTTGGAATTTAGAGTTAAAAATTTTATAATAACTCCATTGTATCATGGTAAAGATATAATTGGCGGGGTGGCAATTTTTAATAAAAAAGATAGTTATACAGCTGGAAATATTAATTTGACAATATCCATAACTAATCAACTTGGGATGTCAGTGCAAAATATAGCTTTTTTAGAAAATGAAATTGATAGAAAAAAAGAAGAAGAGCAACTTGTAATTGCAAGTAGAATTCAAGCAGGTTTATTTCCAACAGAAATGCCAAAAATACCATATTTTGAAGTGTATGGGGAAAATCATCCTGCAAAAGCAGTTGGTGGAGATTATTTTGATTTTGTTAAAGTGTCTGATGATTTGATGGTTGGAATAATAGCAGATGTGTCAGGGAAGGGAATTCCAGCAGCATTATTAGTTAGTATGATAAGAACGATATTTAGAATGGTTGTAGAAAATATAAAAATATATGATCCATCAAAAATTTTGGAATATATTAATGATACAATTTCGAAAGAGGAATTAGATGGAAGATTTGTAACAGCAATTGGATTTTCTATAAATAGTAAAACTAAAAAAATAAAATTTGCTAATGCAGGACATGATCCTATTTTATATTATGATTCTAAAGAAAAAGAGATAATGGAATATGATCTAGATGGGCCAGTATTAGGATTTATGGAAGGAATGGAATTTGAAGAATTAGAAAGAGACTTAAGAAAAGGGGATGTAGCTTTATTGTATACAGATGGAGTTTTAGAAGCAAGAAATGATAAAAAGGAATTTTTTGAAGATAAAAGGTTGAAAGACACATTAGATGCAGTAAAAAAATATCCAGTAAGTTATATAGTTAGGACAATACATAAAAATGTAGTTAAATTTTTAAATGGAAGTTTTCAGAATGATGATATTACTATATTGACAATAAAAGGGGTGGACAAAAATTGA
- a CDS encoding RelA/SpoT family protein, translating to MGYASKLFFKIKEEDLPVDVDKIKLAYEFAKEAHTDQYRKSGEEYIIHPIAVAMTLVEMKMDTDTIVAGLLHDVVEDTLIPLEEIKLNFGETVAYLVEGVTKLRNLPAGTKKQTENIRKMIVAMAKDVRVVIIKLADRLHNMSTLKHMTPEKQQRIADETLKIYAPIAHRLGMAKVKWELEDLCLYYLKPEEYRKIISLISSKRKEREEYTEEVKKKLLEEMKKSNIAGEVTGRPKHFYSIYKKMTEKGKSFADIYDLIAIRVVVDTEGECYNVLGILHNIWKPVPGRFKDYIAVPKSNGYQSIHTTIVGPSGKFVEIQIRTLEMHKIAEDGIAAHWKYKEKIKKDKSEHIYSWLKKILEWQDDASSSEEFVQTVTGDILSEEVFIFSPKGDVVELPNGSTPLDFAFRIHTQIGYKCIGAKVNGCIVSLDYKLQSGDKVDIITSKTAKGPGKDWMNLVVTHGAKAKIKKWFKEKEFDERVKEGRFLLEKELINFNIKSKDIEDLEEVKEYIKKHNIPSYNEFLFKIGIGKIDVTRISEKFKSIKEMEEEEKILTQIDEKPKRRRKNQNQGIVIKGVENTVIRFAKCCTPLPGDEIGGFITKGNGIAIHRKDCKNFKELKEKSSDRVIKVSWEEDNTKSYYSVSFVIIVADRSNLLSEIIRIIGEHRINITGVNSMSFKENGEKRANIKMTIEIREKEQFERLTQALNRTKDVIEIRRS from the coding sequence ATGGGATATGCTAGCAAACTTTTTTTTAAAATAAAAGAAGAGGATTTACCAGTTGATGTAGATAAAATTAAATTAGCATATGAATTTGCAAAAGAGGCACATACCGATCAATATAGAAAATCAGGGGAAGAATATATTATACATCCAATAGCTGTAGCTATGACGTTAGTTGAAATGAAAATGGACACTGATACGATAGTTGCGGGATTATTGCATGATGTGGTAGAAGATACTTTAATACCATTAGAAGAGATCAAATTAAACTTTGGAGAAACAGTAGCATATCTTGTTGAAGGTGTAACAAAATTAAGAAATTTACCAGCAGGAACTAAAAAACAAACAGAAAATATTAGAAAAATGATTGTAGCAATGGCAAAAGATGTAAGAGTTGTAATAATTAAATTGGCAGATAGGCTTCATAATATGTCAACGTTAAAACATATGACACCAGAAAAGCAACAAAGAATAGCAGATGAAACTTTAAAGATTTATGCACCAATTGCACATAGGCTTGGAATGGCAAAAGTAAAATGGGAATTGGAAGATTTATGTCTTTATTATTTAAAGCCAGAGGAGTATAGAAAAATAATATCTTTAATATCTTCTAAAAGAAAAGAGAGAGAAGAATATACAGAAGAAGTAAAGAAAAAACTGTTGGAAGAGATGAAAAAAAGTAATATAGCAGGAGAAGTAACAGGAAGGCCAAAACATTTTTATAGTATTTATAAAAAAATGACAGAAAAAGGGAAAAGTTTTGCTGATATTTATGATTTGATAGCTATAAGAGTAGTAGTGGATACAGAAGGAGAATGCTATAACGTTTTAGGAATATTGCATAATATATGGAAACCAGTTCCAGGAAGATTTAAAGATTATATAGCTGTTCCAAAGTCTAATGGATATCAGTCAATACACACAACTATAGTAGGTCCAAGTGGTAAATTTGTAGAGATACAAATAAGGACTTTAGAGATGCACAAAATAGCAGAAGATGGAATAGCGGCACATTGGAAATATAAAGAAAAAATAAAAAAAGATAAAAGTGAACATATATATTCGTGGCTTAAAAAAATATTAGAATGGCAAGATGATGCAAGTAGTTCAGAAGAATTTGTACAAACTGTAACAGGAGATATATTAAGTGAAGAGGTTTTTATTTTTAGTCCAAAAGGAGATGTAGTAGAACTTCCAAATGGCTCTACACCTCTTGATTTTGCATTTAGAATACATACTCAAATAGGATATAAATGTATAGGAGCAAAAGTAAATGGATGTATTGTATCGTTGGATTATAAGCTACAAAGTGGAGATAAAGTAGATATAATTACATCAAAAACAGCAAAAGGGCCTGGAAAAGATTGGATGAATTTAGTTGTTACACATGGAGCAAAAGCAAAAATAAAAAAATGGTTTAAAGAAAAAGAGTTTGATGAAAGAGTAAAAGAGGGAAGATTTTTATTAGAAAAAGAGCTTATAAATTTTAATATAAAATCAAAAGATATTGAAGATTTGGAAGAAGTAAAAGAATATATAAAAAAACATAATATTCCAAGTTATAATGAATTTTTATTTAAAATTGGGATTGGGAAAATTGATGTTACTAGAATTAGTGAAAAATTCAAATCTATAAAAGAGATGGAAGAAGAAGAAAAAATATTAACTCAAATAGATGAAAAACCTAAAAGAAGAAGAAAAAATCAAAATCAAGGTATAGTTATAAAAGGAGTAGAAAATACCGTAATAAGATTTGCAAAATGTTGTACACCATTACCAGGTGATGAGATTGGAGGATTTATTACAAAAGGGAATGGAATTGCAATTCATAGGAAAGATTGTAAAAATTTTAAAGAATTAAAAGAAAAAAGTTCAGATAGAGTTATAAAAGTTAGCTGGGAAGAAGATAATACTAAAAGTTATTACAGCGTATCTTTTGTAATTATAGTGGCAGATAGGTCAAATTTATTAAGTGAAATAATTAGAATTATTGGAGAACATAGAATAAATATTACTGGTGTAAACAGTATGAGCTTTAAAGAAAATGGAGAAAAAAGAGCAAATATAAAAATGACTATAGAAATTAGAGAAAAAGAGCAGTTTGAAAGATTAACGCAAGCTTTAAATAGAACAAAAGACGTTATTGAAATAAGAAGAAGTTAA
- a CDS encoding DUF502 domain-containing protein codes for MKKIKKYFITGLIAILPLFLTIFILLRILENIVLSLNTFLPIQLVVSLIDKLPLSSLYLKESLSYFIVYIFSFILIYVLLVVIGVIVSHFIDEKKVKWIENIFLKIPLAKPIYSTLKQISDVLFSKNISSYKKVVMLEYPRKGIYSLGFLTNDDNEYFKKILSDVGQKIDAKEKMVNIFIPTSPNPTSGMFVSVKKREVIELNLKVEDAIKLIISGGAIMPK; via the coding sequence ATGAAAAAAATTAAAAAATATTTTATAACAGGATTAATTGCGATTCTTCCACTTTTTCTAACAATCTTTATTTTACTTAGAATATTGGAAAATATAGTTTTATCTTTAAATACATTTTTACCAATTCAATTAGTAGTTTCTTTAATAGATAAACTGCCATTGAGCAGTTTATATTTGAAAGAGAGTTTATCATACTTTATAGTATATATTTTCTCTTTTATTTTAATATATGTTTTATTAGTAGTAATAGGAGTAATAGTATCTCATTTTATAGATGAGAAAAAAGTTAAATGGATAGAAAATATTTTTTTAAAAATACCATTGGCAAAGCCTATATATAGTACATTAAAACAGATAAGTGACGTTCTTTTTTCGAAAAATATAAGTTCATATAAAAAAGTTGTAATGTTGGAATATCCAAGGAAAGGGATATATAGTTTGGGGTTTTTGACTAATGATGATAATGAATATTTTAAAAAAATATTAAGTGATGTTGGACAAAAAATAGATGCTAAGGAAAAAATGGTTAATATTTTTATTCCTACTTCTCCAAATCCAACATCAGGAATGTTTGTATCAGTAAAAAAAAGAGAGGTTATAGAATTAAATTTAAAAGTAGAGGATGCAATTAAATTAATAATTTCTGGTGGGGCTATTATGCCAAAATAG
- the apt gene encoding adenine phosphoribosyltransferase has protein sequence MEKIKDLIRNIPDFPKEGILFRDITTLLKDSDGFKKVIDILAERYKDKKIDYILGAESRGFIFGAPLAYAIGAGFIPVRKPGKLPYNIVQAFYELEYGTDSLEMHTDAIEKGKKVLIIDDLLATGGTAKAIIELVEKLEGDIEEIAFIIELEGLNGRKKLKDYDIYSMIKY, from the coding sequence ATGGAAAAAATTAAAGATTTAATAAGAAATATACCAGATTTTCCAAAAGAAGGGATATTATTTAGGGATATAACAACTTTATTGAAAGATAGTGATGGATTTAAAAAAGTGATAGATATTTTAGCCGAAAGATACAAAGATAAAAAAATTGATTATATATTAGGAGCAGAGTCTCGTGGATTTATATTTGGTGCACCACTTGCATATGCTATAGGAGCTGGATTTATTCCTGTTAGAAAACCTGGAAAATTACCATATAATATAGTACAAGCTTTTTATGAACTAGAATATGGGACAGATTCATTGGAAATGCATACTGACGCAATTGAAAAAGGAAAAAAAGTTTTAATAATAGATGATCTGTTAGCTACTGGCGGGACAGCAAAAGCTATCATAGAGTTAGTGGAAAAGTTAGAAGGAGATATTGAAGAGATTGCATTTATAATAGAATTAGAAGGATTAAATGGAAGAAAAAAATTAAAAGATTATGATATTTATTCAATGATAAAATATTAG
- the gspE gene encoding type II secretion system ATPase GspE codes for MKKKKRLGDALVETGVISGEQLQIALEEHKKSGEKLGEAIVRLGFCTKDQMIETLSTQMGFPFIRLERQVIDPKVIQLISEDMARRYKLIPIFKTNNRLNLAMADPLDYFAIDEIEFQTGFEVVPSIAVEDDVLEAIDKYYSSGREKTKLSEFKYDKNSTNKKVESGKIDITEEGDDSPAVELVNVVLKQAIEDKASDIHIEPEEDELRIRFRIDGILHEVMKTPKNLESSVMTRLKIMSKLDIAEKRIPQDGRIELKYKEKDIDVRISTLPTVNGEKIVMRILDKSNVMINLENLGFEKENLEKFRKLIRKPHGIILVTGPTGSGKTSTLYGALNEINTLDKNIITLEDPVEYQLKIINQVQVKSDVGLTFASGLRSILRQDPDVIMVGEIRDKETAEIAIESAMTGHLVFSTLHTNSAAGTITRLIDMGVEPFLISSSIIGIVGQRLVRKICNSCKTEHTAEKEEMLELNLDATKEYKISSGEGCNSCKKTGYKGRTAIHELLIPNEKIRKLIIEKESSGAINKEAIKSGMKTMRDDGVTKILKGITTIEEVIRVTQEEL; via the coding sequence ATGAAGAAGAAAAAAAGATTAGGTGATGCTCTTGTAGAGACAGGTGTAATAAGTGGAGAGCAATTACAAATTGCTTTAGAAGAGCATAAAAAATCAGGGGAAAAATTAGGAGAAGCAATAGTAAGACTTGGATTTTGTACAAAAGATCAGATGATAGAGACTCTTAGTACTCAAATGGGATTTCCATTTATTAGATTAGAAAGACAAGTTATAGACCCTAAAGTTATTCAGCTTATTAGTGAAGATATGGCAAGACGATATAAATTAATCCCTATATTTAAAACAAATAATAGATTAAATTTAGCAATGGCAGATCCATTAGATTATTTTGCAATAGATGAGATAGAATTTCAAACTGGGTTTGAAGTAGTACCTTCTATTGCAGTAGAAGATGATGTTTTAGAAGCTATTGATAAATATTATAGTAGTGGAAGAGAAAAAACTAAATTATCAGAATTTAAATATGATAAAAATTCTACTAATAAAAAGGTAGAAAGTGGGAAAATAGATATAACTGAAGAAGGAGATGATTCTCCTGCTGTTGAATTAGTAAATGTAGTGTTAAAACAAGCTATAGAAGATAAAGCAAGTGATATACATATTGAGCCAGAAGAGGATGAACTTAGGATAAGATTTCGTATTGATGGAATTTTGCATGAAGTAATGAAAACACCTAAAAATTTAGAATCTTCTGTAATGACAAGATTAAAAATAATGTCTAAATTAGATATTGCAGAAAAAAGGATTCCACAAGATGGAAGAATTGAATTAAAATATAAAGAAAAAGATATTGACGTAAGAATATCAACTTTGCCTACAGTAAATGGTGAAAAAATAGTTATGAGAATTTTGGATAAAAGTAATGTAATGATAAATTTAGAAAATTTAGGATTTGAAAAAGAGAATTTGGAAAAATTTAGAAAATTAATAAGAAAACCACATGGAATAATACTTGTAACAGGTCCTACTGGGAGTGGAAAAACTTCAACATTATATGGAGCGTTAAATGAAATTAATACTCTTGATAAAAATATAATAACATTAGAAGATCCAGTAGAATATCAACTTAAAATAATAAATCAAGTACAGGTTAAATCAGATGTAGGATTAACATTTGCTTCAGGATTGAGATCTATATTAAGGCAAGATCCAGATGTAATAATGGTAGGAGAAATTAGAGATAAAGAAACTGCAGAAATTGCAATTGAATCTGCAATGACAGGACATCTTGTGTTTAGTACATTACATACAAATAGTGCAGCAGGAACTATAACAAGGCTTATAGATATGGGAGTAGAGCCATTTTTAATCTCTTCATCAATAATAGGAATTGTGGGGCAAAGATTAGTAAGAAAAATATGTAATAGTTGTAAAACAGAGCATACAGCAGAAAAAGAAGAGATGTTAGAATTAAATTTGGATGCTACAAAAGAGTATAAGATATCAAGTGGAGAAGGTTGTAATTCTTGTAAAAAAACAGGATATAAAGGAAGAACTGCAATTCATGAGCTTTTAATACCAAATGAAAAAATTAGAAAATTAATAATAGAAAAAGAGAGTTCAGGAGCTATAAATAAAGAAGCTATAAAAAGTGGAATGAAAACAATGAGAGATGATGGAGTTACAAAAATATTAAAAGGAATAACTACAATAGAAGAGGTAATAAGAGTAACTCAAGAAGAGTTATAA
- a CDS encoding tetratricopeptide repeat protein, protein MGNRKKCKKILLIFIVLLFTVGCSNIEKKKVNKEETYYIIKGLNLMQASKYAEALQSFFAAYKYEKENETILKNIGIAYSELGSYDNGEQYLKRALEINAEDAEALYNLAVIYYNRKEYKSSLEILNKISPEYINQKVIVAKVYTYYRLGDYNKSYNELTEIFKTNRYNYNLELVNLNIKLMEKLKNTKQIYSFVYNIYSKHRENENYVVFFVNYLLKIKAYDEAFKTLKEYGIKNEFSSNISYELAKLEYKRKNYNQALKYMNLVKSEDALNHNILKLKADIYKEIGEIEKSKKIYNILENIKGND, encoded by the coding sequence ATGGGTAACAGAAAAAAATGTAAAAAAATATTATTAATATTTATAGTATTACTATTTACTGTAGGATGTAGTAATATAGAGAAAAAGAAAGTGAACAAAGAGGAAACTTACTATATTATAAAAGGATTAAATTTAATGCAGGCATCTAAGTATGCAGAAGCATTACAAAGCTTTTTTGCAGCATATAAATATGAAAAAGAGAATGAAACTATTTTGAAAAACATTGGAATAGCTTATAGTGAATTAGGGAGTTATGATAACGGAGAACAATATTTAAAAAGAGCGTTAGAGATAAACGCAGAAGATGCAGAAGCATTATATAATTTAGCGGTAATATATTATAACCGAAAAGAGTATAAAAGTTCATTGGAAATTTTAAATAAAATTTCTCCAGAATATATAAATCAAAAAGTTATTGTTGCAAAAGTATATACTTATTATAGATTAGGAGATTATAATAAGTCGTATAATGAGCTAACTGAAATTTTTAAAACTAATAGATATAATTATAATTTAGAATTGGTAAATTTGAATATAAAATTAATGGAAAAATTAAAAAATACAAAACAAATATATAGTTTTGTATATAATATTTATTCAAAGCATAGAGAAAATGAAAATTATGTTGTGTTTTTTGTAAATTATTTATTGAAAATAAAAGCCTATGATGAGGCATTCAAAACATTAAAAGAATATGGGATAAAAAATGAATTTAGTTCTAATATTTCATATGAATTAGCAAAGTTGGAATATAAACGTAAAAATTATAATCAAGCTTTGAAATATATGAACTTGGTTAAGAGTGAAGATGCTCTTAATCACAATATTCTAAAATTAAAAGCAGATATTTATAAAGAAATTGGAGAAATAGAAAAATCTAAAAAAATATATAATATTTTAGAAAATATAAAAGGGAATGATTAA
- a CDS encoding DUF2889 domain-containing protein, whose amino-acid sequence MYFMREKIIKVEKTNNNYIATLEFKDDSHHFLLMVKSDLNLKIEESEIDIIKSPYTICNNIKDLVKKVKNIKVEKGFTKAVIKLVGGREGCTHLIDMFTEIGRGLVQADLKRTYEIKGKEGLNKELEKSCLAY is encoded by the coding sequence ATGTATTTTATGAGAGAAAAGATTATAAAAGTAGAAAAAACTAATAATAATTATATAGCCACATTAGAATTTAAAGATGATTCACACCATTTTTTATTAATGGTAAAATCTGACTTAAATTTAAAAATAGAAGAATCAGAAATAGATATAATAAAAAGTCCATATACTATTTGTAATAATATAAAAGATTTAGTTAAAAAAGTAAAAAATATAAAAGTAGAAAAAGGATTTACAAAAGCAGTTATAAAATTAGTTGGCGGACGAGAAGGATGTACACATTTAATAGATATGTTTACAGAAATAGGACGTGGATTGGTACAAGCAGATTTAAAAAGAACTTATGAGATAAAGGGAAAAGAAGGGCTTAATAAAGAATTGGAAAAAAGTTGTTTAGCTTATTGA
- a CDS encoding response regulator has translation MKKILIIDDDDNIRRLLKSTLAGIAEVYEADFGKLGFNIFREESPDMILLDIMLPDTSGVELLQKIRDEDMDVKVVMITAYETIKSVIEIMNLKISGYITKPFIVRDVRQKISKLLES, from the coding sequence TTGAAAAAAATACTTATTATTGATGATGATGACAATATTAGACGATTATTAAAAAGTACTCTTGCTGGAATCGCAGAAGTTTATGAAGCTGATTTTGGTAAATTAGGATTTAATATATTTAGAGAAGAATCGCCAGATATGATTTTGTTAGATATAATGTTACCAGATACAAGTGGTGTTGAACTTTTACAAAAGATTAGAGATGAAGATATGGATGTAAAAGTAGTTATGATTACTGCATATGAAACTATAAAATCGGTTATTGAAATTATGAATTTGAAAATATCAGGATATATAACAAAACCGTTTATAGTAAGAGATGTAAGACAAAAAATTTCTAAATTATTGGAGAGTTAA